From a region of the uncultured Draconibacterium sp. genome:
- a CDS encoding chorismate-binding protein gives MEKLNFKPVVRKILADTVTPVSIYLRLRTLYPKSILLESSDYHGVENAYSFIAFNPIANFKVTNGEVGIDLPGREQENFSLSPEKKLHDELDKFFKTFNVDSDEIELPANGLFGYLNFDAIQHFESIRFSSPKTEEYQTPEVHYSFYKYVVAIDHHKNQIHIVENLLESEESQMDYVHHLLVNLNFSTASFDVRGEEKSNITDEEYRQMVTKGKEHCYRGDVFQIVLSRQFSQEFVGDNFNVYRALRSINPSPYLFYFDYGTYSIFGSSPEAEIRIKDNKAYIHPIAGTFKRTGNDDQDRELAEKLSKDPKENAEHVMLVDLARNDLSRNADNVVVETYREVQFFSHVIHLVSQVSGEITDDTNLIKVLGETFPAGTLSGAPKYKAMELIDKYENQNRGYYGGCIGYLGFDNSVNHAIMIRSFLSKNKKLFYQAGAGIVADSQEESELQEVNNKLAALKKAIEMAKGIN, from the coding sequence ATGGAAAAACTCAATTTTAAACCTGTCGTACGTAAAATACTTGCCGACACCGTAACTCCGGTTAGCATTTATTTACGACTTCGCACGCTTTATCCTAAGTCGATATTGCTGGAAAGCTCCGATTACCACGGAGTGGAGAATGCTTACTCATTTATTGCTTTTAACCCAATTGCCAATTTTAAAGTAACAAACGGAGAGGTTGGCATCGATTTACCTGGCCGAGAGCAAGAAAATTTTAGTCTTTCGCCCGAAAAAAAGTTACATGATGAATTGGACAAGTTTTTCAAAACATTTAATGTTGATTCAGATGAAATTGAATTGCCGGCCAATGGTTTATTTGGTTACCTGAATTTCGATGCCATTCAACATTTCGAAAGCATCCGTTTTTCATCGCCAAAAACTGAAGAATATCAAACGCCGGAAGTACATTACAGCTTTTATAAGTATGTAGTTGCTATCGATCACCACAAAAACCAAATCCACATTGTAGAGAACTTGCTGGAAAGCGAAGAGTCGCAAATGGATTACGTTCATCATTTGTTGGTGAATCTCAACTTTTCAACTGCAAGTTTTGATGTGCGTGGCGAAGAGAAATCTAATATCACCGACGAAGAATACAGACAAATGGTCACCAAAGGCAAAGAGCACTGTTACCGTGGCGATGTTTTCCAGATCGTACTGAGTCGCCAGTTCTCGCAGGAATTTGTTGGCGACAATTTTAATGTTTACCGGGCACTTCGTTCGATAAATCCATCGCCTTACCTGTTCTATTTCGACTACGGCACTTACAGTATTTTTGGCTCAAGCCCGGAAGCTGAAATCAGAATTAAAGACAATAAAGCATATATTCACCCCATTGCCGGAACGTTTAAACGAACCGGTAACGATGATCAGGATCGAGAGTTGGCTGAAAAGCTGAGCAAAGATCCAAAAGAAAATGCCGAGCACGTGATGTTGGTGGACCTTGCCCGTAACGATTTGAGCAGAAATGCTGATAACGTAGTTGTTGAAACATATCGCGAGGTGCAATTCTTTTCGCATGTAATTCACCTGGTTTCGCAGGTTTCGGGCGAAATAACCGACGATACCAACCTGATTAAAGTATTGGGAGAAACATTCCCGGCAGGAACACTTTCGGGTGCACCAAAGTATAAAGCCATGGAACTGATCGACAAATACGAGAACCAGAACCGTGGTTATTACGGTGGTTGCATTGGATACCTGGGTTTTGATAATTCGGTGAACCATGCGATTATGATTCGTTCGTTTTTGAGCAAAAATAAAAAACTGTTTTACCAGGCAGGTGCCGGAATTGTCGCCGACTCTCAAGAAGAAAGTGAATTACAGGAAGTGAATAACAAACTGGCGGCCCTAAAAAAGGCCATTGAAATGGCTAAAGGAATTAACTAA